The proteins below come from a single Pseudomonas chlororaphis genomic window:
- a CDS encoding LysR family transcriptional regulator, whose amino-acid sequence MDTLQNMRAFSCVAEAGSFTAAAAQLDTTTANVSRAVSNLEAHLQTRLLNRTTRRIALTEAGKRYLLRCEQILAYVEEAEAEASDAHARPAGQLKVHTMTGIGQHFVIDAIARYRKTHPDVTFDLTLANRVPDILDEGYDVSIVLASELPDSGFVSQRLGITYSIVCASPAYVKASGCPQKPSDLLNHACLRLVSPVIPLEKWVFDGPEGQEMVTINSSPFLVNSADAMKTAIISGMGIGVLPVYAAIEGLRNGTLVRVMPNYRSQELNLYAIYPSRQYLDAKIKTWVEYLRGSLPEILAAHQAELTAYELSGSLAGARAVN is encoded by the coding sequence ATGGACACCTTGCAAAACATGCGCGCGTTCAGCTGTGTTGCCGAAGCTGGCAGTTTCACCGCTGCCGCCGCGCAACTGGACACCACCACGGCCAACGTTTCGCGCGCGGTTTCCAACCTCGAAGCCCACCTGCAAACCCGCTTGCTCAACCGCACCACCCGACGGATTGCCCTGACCGAGGCGGGTAAGCGCTACTTGCTGCGTTGCGAGCAGATCCTGGCGTATGTGGAAGAAGCCGAAGCCGAGGCCAGCGATGCCCACGCGCGCCCCGCCGGGCAGTTGAAGGTCCACACCATGACCGGTATCGGCCAGCATTTCGTGATCGACGCCATTGCCCGCTACCGCAAGACCCATCCGGACGTCACGTTCGACCTGACCCTGGCCAACCGGGTGCCGGACATCCTCGACGAGGGCTACGACGTGTCCATCGTGCTCGCCAGCGAGCTGCCGGATTCGGGTTTTGTCTCCCAGCGCCTGGGGATCACCTACAGCATCGTCTGCGCGTCCCCGGCCTACGTGAAGGCCAGCGGCTGCCCACAAAAGCCCAGCGACCTGCTCAACCACGCCTGCCTGAGGCTGGTCAGCCCGGTCATTCCGCTGGAAAAATGGGTGTTCGACGGCCCGGAAGGCCAGGAAATGGTCACCATCAACAGCTCACCGTTCCTGGTGAATTCTGCCGACGCGATGAAAACCGCGATCATCAGCGGCATGGGGATCGGGGTGTTGCCGGTGTACGCCGCCATCGAAGGCCTGCGTAACGGCACGCTGGTGCGGGTCATGCCCAACTACCGCTCCCAGGAACTGAACCTCTACGCCATCTACCCTTCACGCCAATACCTGGACGCGAAGATCAAGACCTGGGTCGAATACCTGCGCGGCTCGTTGCCGGAAATCCTGGCGGCGCACCAGGCCGAGCTCACGGCCTATGAATTGAGTGGCAGCCTGGCGGGCGCACGGGCGGTGAACTGA
- a CDS encoding RND transporter MFP subunit, with the protein MHIQKKTVLLVAFLVALAALVFWLLMKPVTAKPAAPAAIPVRVVSVVQKDVPRFASGIGTVLSLHSVVIRPQIDGILTRLLVKEGQRVQKGDLLATIDDRSIRASLDQARAQLGESQAQLAVAQVNLKRYKLLSVDDGVSKQTYDQQQALVNQLKATAQGNQAAIDAATVQLSYTQIRSPVTGRVGIRNVDEGNFLRTSDTEGLFTVTQIDPIAVEFSLPQQMLPTLQRLIAAPDQALVQAFIGADATTGELLGEGRLSLIDNQINANTGTLRAKAEFSNAAQRLWPGQLVTLKIQTTVDKDALVVPPTVVQRGLEQHFVYRVKGDTVESVPVVMVHQDSDLNIIKGVNPGDQLVSDGQSRLKPGSHIQVLSDPPALAKSAEPQP; encoded by the coding sequence ATGCACATCCAGAAAAAAACCGTCCTGCTCGTTGCGTTCCTGGTCGCCCTGGCGGCCCTGGTCTTCTGGTTGCTCATGAAGCCCGTCACCGCCAAGCCTGCCGCGCCCGCCGCCATTCCGGTGCGGGTGGTCAGCGTGGTGCAAAAGGATGTGCCGCGCTTTGCCAGCGGCATCGGCACGGTGCTGTCGCTGCACAGCGTGGTCATTCGTCCGCAGATCGACGGCATCCTGACCCGCCTGCTGGTCAAGGAAGGGCAACGGGTGCAAAAAGGCGACCTGCTGGCGACCATCGACGACCGCTCGATCCGCGCCAGCCTCGACCAGGCCAGGGCCCAGCTCGGCGAGAGCCAGGCTCAACTGGCGGTGGCCCAGGTCAATCTCAAGCGCTACAAGCTGCTGAGCGTCGACGACGGCGTGTCGAAGCAGACCTACGACCAGCAACAGGCTTTGGTCAATCAGCTCAAGGCCACGGCCCAGGGCAACCAGGCGGCCATCGACGCGGCCACGGTGCAGTTGTCCTACACCCAGATCCGTTCCCCGGTGACCGGGCGCGTCGGCATCCGCAACGTCGACGAAGGCAACTTCCTGCGCACCAGCGACACCGAAGGCCTGTTCACGGTGACCCAGATCGACCCGATCGCGGTGGAGTTCTCCCTGCCCCAGCAAATGCTGCCCACCCTGCAACGCTTGATCGCCGCGCCCGACCAGGCCCTGGTCCAGGCGTTCATCGGCGCCGATGCCACGACCGGGGAACTGCTCGGCGAGGGTCGGCTGAGCCTGATCGACAACCAGATCAACGCCAACACTGGAACGCTGCGGGCCAAGGCTGAGTTCAGCAACGCCGCGCAACGGCTGTGGCCAGGGCAACTGGTGACCCTGAAGATCCAAACCACGGTCGACAAGGACGCCCTGGTGGTGCCGCCGACCGTGGTCCAGCGCGGGCTGGAGCAACACTTCGTGTACCGGGTCAAGGGCGATACGGTGGAGAGCGTGCCGGTGGTGATGGTCCATCAGGACAGCGACCTGAACATCATCAAGGGCGTGAACCCCGGCGACCAACTGGTCAGCGACGGCCAATCACGGCTCAAGCCCGGCAGCCACATCCAGGTGCTCAGTGACCCACCGGCCCTGGCCAAGTCCGCGGAGCCGCAACCATGA